The following is a genomic window from Nguyenibacter vanlangensis.
ACAAAGTCAGGATGGCGCCGAGATTGTTCAGCACATAGGCATAGCCCGTGTCGGCCGTATAGACCTGGGACGGCGCCAGCGCGAACCATTGCCCGACATTCCAGTAATCCAGCAATCGCCCCGAGAAGACCAGGCGCCCGGAAAAATCGTCGTTGATGATCGCGGGCAGCACGCCGGGCAGTTCGTGCATCGAGCCGACCAATGTCAGCGCCGTCGCGACGAGGATCGGCAGGATGAAGGACACCATGGGCATCTTGCAGAACGGGCTGAGGCGGAGCAGGAGCATGGCGGCGCAGCATCCCGACGCGAAGCGGGAATCGGCCAGGATGAAGCACAGCACCGAAAGCCCGTAGAGCGCCACATAGCGGCGTCCCGGCTGGTTGCGCGACACGCTGAGGCACCAGGCGAACACGATGGCGGAGAAATTCCCCAGCGAATCCGGTTCGAGAAAAATCGAGGACACGCGATGCGAGCCGAATATCGACTGAAAGAACGTCCGGCTGGCGGCGGCGCCGCGATTGCCGCTGAGGAAGAGATTGGTGTTGCTGTAGTTCACCGTATCGCTGGCGATGACGCCTTTCTGCACGTAGTAATCCCATATATTGAACATCTGGGAATAAAGGCCGGTCAGAACCAGTTCCATGAACCCGACCAGCAGGACCAGGACCATGATGATCCAGATCGTGGACCGGGCCGTGCGTTCGGTCGCCATGCGGCCCAGGCCGTAGAAGATGTACATGATGCCGACATCATGGACGATCTTGAAGCTGATGGCCGGGTTCACGAGCTTGGCCCCGAGCAGGAAACCGACCGTGACCGCGATGATCCAGAACGCCGGACGATCGATCCGGTTGCGGATCATATAGAAGCCCGTCCCCATGATCATGATTTCGACCAGGGCGATCAGAGGATTTCCGACATGCACCCAGTGGCGGGTGGAAATGAAGCAAAGCGCGAGATTGAACGACGCCCCGGCGATGACGAGGTATTTTCCGCCCTTGCGAAGGTCGGCCGGGGATGCGGCCCGTTCGGCCACCGCGAGAGACATGCTCATCCTTCCAGTTCACGGGCCAGTTCAGGGGCCGTCGGAAGCGCGGGGTTCAGCCTGGCATTCTCCCACGCGGGTCGCGGATCGGACGACAGGCGGCGCGCCAGGGACCGCCCGAGATTATGCAGCGGCAATTCGACCCAGCGATATGTCACGCTGGAAACGGCCAGCGTGACGGCGATCGTCAGGACCGCCAGCATCGCCTGCGTCAGATCGGGCGCGGCGAGCAGAAGCCGCGTGCCCATGCGATGTTGGAAAAAATCAAACAATGCCAGCAAAATAGGCAAATGCAGCAAATAGACACTGTATGAGAGTTCGCCCACCCATACCATGCGCCGATGGGTGAGCACGGCGAAGGACCGGCCCGAGGCGTACAGATCGCGGACGATCACGAACGCCGCCAGCGATTCGATGATATTATAGACCTGTTCCGGCACGGCGTGCCCGCCGAGCGCCAGCCGGTCATAGAGCAGGATCACCGTCGCGGCGGCCGGGATTGCCGGCGATGCCGCCCACGCCACGGACGGGAGCAGGGGGATCAGGGCGCCGATCGCAAAGGACAGGCCGAAATTCAGGCCGATTTCCGAGGGCATCGGCACCAGCGCCAGTACGAAGAACCCGGCCAGCGCCCAAGGACGGACGCGCGCATGACGCATCAGCACCAGAATGAGCGGGAAAACGACCGAAAAGATCAGTTCCACCCGAAGGGACCACATCGGCCCGTTATAGCGCGTATACGCGCCGAGCAGCGCCAGGGCGACATGGGACGGGGACACCGGCGCCCCCAGATTGCGTGCGAGCCAATCCACGAAGACGCCGACATTCATGCTGTCGCGCACATAGACCGTCACGGCGATGGAAAAGGCGACGGAAACCCACAGGAGGGGAAAGATGCGGAACACGCGCTTCAGATAGAAGCCGAGAACGGTGTCGCGATCGAATCGGCGGACGCGACGGAGGGACAGCGACAAGACGCAGCCGCTCAATACGAAGAAAAGCAGGACGGCCGCCTGCGCATTGAAGGCGTACGTCACCAGGTCATGAATGAGGCGCCCCCCCGGCGTCCGCGGCACCGGATCGTAACGGATGACCTGGATGACGTGCCCCGCCAGGACGACCAGGCAGGCGACCCCGCGCAGCGACGTCAGTTGCTGCAAATAGGCTTTTTCGGAACGCGCCTCGAACAGATGGTCCGACATTCATCGTCTCTCCGCCAGAAGAAACCCCCCGGCACAGGCCGGGATCAGACAGACATAAATACAAAACATATCGCGACACTATCGCCCGACGGCGCATGAAGTTCGCCGGCCAGCCCGACCAACGGGTGTGAAAAACGTTTTAAAGGCTGGAATGCCGCACGCAGCCGCTGACATGGCGTGACTACGTATTTTTGTATCACCTACCCCTTCCCGCCCGCGCATTGCAAGCTCAAGGTTCCGTGATGCGATATCTTTTTTTCCAACAGGCGAAATAGTTTCTTGATTCCGGAGTGCGGATGGTCAACAAATTGCCTTATTCAGGGTGCAAGTGCAGATACGCTTTGTTAACTCGCTGAGTTTAAACGTTCCTGAGTTTCATATAAGCGTCACTCCAAGATGTCCGGCCGTCCGCCGCCGTGTGAGACGGTTTGCCTGAATCGATTACGTCCAGACACAATTACGTCCTGACCTTTCATTGCAATCTTTCCTGCGTTCTTTGCAACGAAGTAGAGGCGGAATGTTCGTATGACCGTTTCACTGGTTATATCGGTGCATGACTATCGCTCTCGCCGGAAGGCGAGCGTGCATTTCATTACCGCCGAAATGGCGAAACGGGGAAAGACGCGTTTCTTCTCGGTCGGGCTGAGCCGGCTGTCGGAGCACAGGGGCGACACGCGGGCCGACCTGGCCCCGCGGGCCAACCGCGTGGAATATGTCGACGGCGTGGAATGTTTCTTGTGGAGAACGAGCTGGCATCCGTTCAACATGCGGCGGCCGGCCCTGGCGCCCGTGGAAGAATCGCTGTTCTGGCTTTATCGGCGGCTGATTCCGCGCATTCCCAGGCAATGGCTGCGCGAAGCGGACACGGTCTTCATCGAGTCCGGCATGGCGCCGGTTTTCATCGAGGATGTGCGGAAGCTGAACCCTGCGGCGCGCATCATCTATCTGGCGTCGGACGACCTGGATGTCATCGATGCGGCCGGGACGATCAAGCGGCGGTTCCGCGCCAATTTCGACAGCATCGATACCGTTCGCCTGCCGTCGCGCCTTTTGCAGGACGGCATGCCGCATAATCGGACATCATACTTCATTCCGCACGGGATCGACCGTACGATCGCCCAGAGCGACTATCCGACGCCGTATGGGAACCGGCGAAGCTGCGTCTCGGTCGGGTCCATGCTGTTCGATGCGAGTTTCTTCACGATCGCGTCCTCGCTGTTCCCGGACATCGATTTTCACGTCATCGGCGCGGGCAAGGCCGCGAACGGGCTGTCGGCCGCCAACATCATCGTGCATGAGGAGATGCCGTTCGCGCAGACCCTGCCCTATGTCCAGCATGCGGCCTTTGGCGTGGCACCGTATCTGGACCGGCAGACGCCGCGGTATCTGATCGATACATCCTTGAAATTGCGCCAGTTCGGCATGTTCGGGATACCGGCGGTGTGCCCCGAATTCGCCCTGGGGGATCAGCCGGGGCGCTATGGCTACCGTCCCGGCGTACCGGAGACGATCCGCGACGCCATAGACAAGGCACTGGCGCATCGCGCGCCGATACGGCCGCACATGCTGGGCTGGGACGAGGTCGTGGACCGGATCATCACGCCGAAAGCCTATGCGGACACCAGTCTTTGACGCCAACGCAGCCCGCCAGGGGCAAGTCGACGGGGCCAGTCGACGGGAGGAGGAACGGATGCTTCAGCAGGTCGGCGACCAGGATTGCCCGACGGTGGGGATCTATCGCACCGAAATTCTGCCCTTGTCCGAGACCTTCGTACGGGACCAGTCCCTGGCGCTGACGCGCTGGAAGCCCGTCATGATCGGTGAAAGGCTGATCGACAAGCTGCCTCTGGAGGGATTGCCGGCCCGCGCCCGCTATCGGGGGCCCGCCACCCTGCCCCAGCGGGCGCGCAGCATGCTGGCCCGCAGCCTGAACCGTGCGCCGCCGGGCCTGGCGCGGATCGCGCAGCATGTGCGGCCGGCCCTGATCCATGCGCATTTCGGCTTTGACGGGGTCGAGATCTGGCACCTGGCGCGTCGCCTGTCGATTCCGCTGCTGGTCACGCTGCACGGGTCGGACATCACGACCGACATGGCGTGGTTCGCCGCCGGCCGATCCGGGCGACGATGGAAAAACTATCCGAGCCGCCTGCGGCGTCTGGCCGCCAGTCCCGACGTGACGTTCGTTGCCGTATCGGGACATATCCGCGACGCGGCGATCGCGGTCGGACTGCCGGCGGAGCGGATCCATGTCCGCCATATCGGCATCAATCCCGACCGTTTCATTCCGGGCCCGGTCTCTCCGGGCGCGCGGCCGCCGATCATCCTGTTTCTGGGCCGGCTGGTGGAAAAGAAGGGATGCCGGTTTCTGATCGACGCCTTTCACCAGGTGCGCGCGGCCTTGCCCGAGGCGCGGCTGATCGTCGCGGGAGACGGCCCCGAGCGGGCCCTTCTGGAAGAGCGGGCGGCGCTGATCGGCAATGTGACCTTTACCGGCGCGGTGCCGCGCGAGCGCGTCATAGCGCTGATGGGCGAGGCGCGGGTCTTTTGCCTGCCGAGCGTCACGGCGCGCAGCGGGGACGCCGAAGGGCTGCCGCTGGTGCTGCTGGAGGCCCAGGCCAGCGGCGTGCCGGTGGTGACGTCGGCCCGAGGCGGCGTCACGGAGGGGATCGCGGACGGGGAAACGGGCTTCGCCTTCGCCGAGGGCGACGTCGCGACGCTGCGGGACCGGCTGCTGGACGTTCTGACGGACGACGCGCTGGCGGACCGGATGGGTGCGGCCGGACGGCGCTTCGTGCAGAAGAATCACGATATCCGCATATGCACCAACGCATTGGAGGATCTGTACGACCGCCTGGCCCGGGTGCACGCATGACCGACAGCTTCAGCGTTTCCGTCA
Proteins encoded in this region:
- a CDS encoding acyltransferase, yielding MSDHLFEARSEKAYLQQLTSLRGVACLVVLAGHVIQVIRYDPVPRTPGGRLIHDLVTYAFNAQAAVLLFFVLSGCVLSLSLRRVRRFDRDTVLGFYLKRVFRIFPLLWVSVAFSIAVTVYVRDSMNVGVFVDWLARNLGAPVSPSHVALALLGAYTRYNGPMWSLRVELIFSVVFPLILVLMRHARVRPWALAGFFVLALVPMPSEIGLNFGLSFAIGALIPLLPSVAWAASPAIPAAATVILLYDRLALGGHAVPEQVYNIIESLAAFVIVRDLYASGRSFAVLTHRRMVWVGELSYSVYLLHLPILLALFDFFQHRMGTRLLLAAPDLTQAMLAVLTIAVTLAVSSVTYRWVELPLHNLGRSLARRLSSDPRPAWENARLNPALPTAPELARELEG
- a CDS encoding polysaccharide biosynthesis protein GumK, whose amino-acid sequence is MTVSLVISVHDYRSRRKASVHFITAEMAKRGKTRFFSVGLSRLSEHRGDTRADLAPRANRVEYVDGVECFLWRTSWHPFNMRRPALAPVEESLFWLYRRLIPRIPRQWLREADTVFIESGMAPVFIEDVRKLNPAARIIYLASDDLDVIDAAGTIKRRFRANFDSIDTVRLPSRLLQDGMPHNRTSYFIPHGIDRTIAQSDYPTPYGNRRSCVSVGSMLFDASFFTIASSLFPDIDFHVIGAGKAANGLSAANIIVHEEMPFAQTLPYVQHAAFGVAPYLDRQTPRYLIDTSLKLRQFGMFGIPAVCPEFALGDQPGRYGYRPGVPETIRDAIDKALAHRAPIRPHMLGWDEVVDRIITPKAYADTSL
- a CDS encoding glycosyltransferase, with the translated sequence MLQQVGDQDCPTVGIYRTEILPLSETFVRDQSLALTRWKPVMIGERLIDKLPLEGLPARARYRGPATLPQRARSMLARSLNRAPPGLARIAQHVRPALIHAHFGFDGVEIWHLARRLSIPLLVTLHGSDITTDMAWFAAGRSGRRWKNYPSRLRRLAASPDVTFVAVSGHIRDAAIAVGLPAERIHVRHIGINPDRFIPGPVSPGARPPIILFLGRLVEKKGCRFLIDAFHQVRAALPEARLIVAGDGPERALLEERAALIGNVTFTGAVPRERVIALMGEARVFCLPSVTARSGDAEGLPLVLLEAQASGVPVVTSARGGVTEGIADGETGFAFAEGDVATLRDRLLDVLTDDALADRMGAAGRRFVQKNHDIRICTNALEDLYDRLARVHA
- a CDS encoding polysaccharide polymerase, with amino-acid sequence MSMSLAVAERAASPADLRKGGKYLVIAGASFNLALCFISTRHWVHVGNPLIALVEIMIMGTGFYMIRNRIDRPAFWIIAVTVGFLLGAKLVNPAISFKIVHDVGIMYIFYGLGRMATERTARSTIWIIMVLVLLVGFMELVLTGLYSQMFNIWDYYVQKGVIASDTVNYSNTNLFLSGNRGAAASRTFFQSIFGSHRVSSIFLEPDSLGNFSAIVFAWCLSVSRNQPGRRYVALYGLSVLCFILADSRFASGCCAAMLLLRLSPFCKMPMVSFILPILVATALTLVGSMHELPGVLPAIINDDFSGRLVFSGRLLDYWNVGQWFALAPSQVYTADTGYAYVLNNLGAILTLFYLGLFSFRRPLTHEGAIMKSMISVYFATSLCIGASVFTIKTAALLWFLYGVTETIRPAKTWRPAPKMAWAGRAGPLPGAAI